One genomic region from Buchnera aphidicola (Melanaphis sacchari) encodes:
- a CDS encoding proline--tRNA ligase, with protein MRTSQYLLSTLKEIPHDAKIISHQLMLRSGMIRKISSGLYIWLPTGIKVFNKIKKIIREEMKKIQAIEILTPIIQPEELWKKSGRLNLYGKELLKFFDRRQNKFVLGPTNEEIITYFVGKEINSYKNLPLIVYQIQTKFRDEIRPRSGIIRTREFCMKDAYSFHISQHCLQKTYENFYASYIKIFNKMNLKFCIASADSGSMGGNISHEFQALSKNGEDKIVYSKNKLYASNINTAQSKEAIEFLKKENKKIDIHKKSIKSLKNIKNLTLPINNFIKTILVKAKINYSSPFIALLISSEHDLNVFKAEKIDIIQKPLVYVSEKEIISWIGVEKKFLGPLDLKIPIFADISVYHMKNFTIGSNINHNFFINVNWNIDLPMPIFKDLRNVTKKDTSPDGSGPLKIENSIEIGHIFQLGKEYSKKMNILTQCQNNDHQKYLYMGCYGIGITRIIAAIIEQNYDDKGIIWNDSIAPFEVVILPINATKFSKIKKTAEILYNIFQNEKIDVILDDRDKIMPGIMFSEMDLIGIPHQIIVSPRHINENKVEYRARNNKKSIILNIKDVISFFKEKKKIIKS; from the coding sequence ATGCGTACAAGTCAATATTTATTATCAACTTTAAAAGAAATACCTCATGATGCAAAAATTATAAGCCATCAGCTAATGCTTAGAAGTGGCATGATTCGGAAAATATCTTCAGGTTTATATATTTGGCTTCCAACAGGAATTAAAGTATTTAATAAAATTAAGAAAATTATTAGAGAAGAAATGAAAAAAATACAAGCTATAGAAATCTTAACACCTATTATACAACCTGAGGAGTTATGGAAAAAAAGCGGACGCTTAAATTTATATGGAAAAGAATTACTGAAATTTTTTGATCGTAGACAAAACAAATTTGTACTAGGACCTACAAACGAGGAAATTATCACTTATTTTGTAGGAAAAGAAATTAACTCTTATAAAAACCTTCCTTTAATTGTTTATCAAATTCAAACGAAATTTAGAGATGAAATTAGACCTAGATCCGGAATTATTAGAACGCGTGAATTTTGTATGAAAGATGCGTATTCCTTTCATATTAGTCAACATTGTTTACAAAAAACATATGAAAATTTTTATGCAAGTTATATTAAAATTTTTAATAAGATGAATCTTAAATTTTGTATAGCAAGCGCTGACTCTGGTTCAATGGGAGGAAATATTTCCCATGAATTTCAAGCCTTATCAAAAAATGGAGAAGATAAAATAGTTTATTCAAAAAATAAATTATACGCTTCTAACATAAATACAGCACAATCTAAAGAAGCTATTGAATTTTTAAAAAAAGAAAATAAAAAAATTGATATTCATAAAAAAAGCATCAAATCTCTTAAAAATATTAAAAATTTAACACTTCCTATTAATAATTTTATTAAAACTATCTTAGTAAAAGCTAAAATTAATTATTCTTCTCCATTTATTGCTTTATTAATATCTTCGGAGCATGATTTAAATGTATTTAAAGCAGAAAAAATCGATATTATACAAAAACCATTGGTATATGTTAGCGAAAAAGAAATAATTTCATGGATAGGAGTAGAAAAAAAATTTTTAGGACCGTTAGATTTAAAAATTCCTATTTTTGCAGATATTTCCGTTTATCACATGAAAAATTTTACTATTGGATCAAACATTAATCACAATTTTTTTATAAATGTAAATTGGAATATCGATCTTCCAATGCCAATTTTTAAAGATCTTAGAAACGTTACTAAAAAAGATACTAGTCCCGATGGATCAGGACCATTAAAGATTGAAAACAGTATTGAGATAGGACATATTTTTCAATTAGGAAAAGAATATTCTAAAAAAATGAATATATTAACTCAGTGTCAAAATAATGATCATCAAAAATATTTATATATGGGATGCTATGGAATAGGAATAACGCGAATTATTGCAGCTATTATCGAACAAAATTATGATGATAAGGGAATTATTTGGAATGACTCTATAGCACCTTTCGAAGTAGTTATTTTGCCTATTAATGCCACAAAATTTTCTAAAATAAAAAAAACAGCAGAAATATTATATAATATATTTCAAAATGAAAAAATAGACGTTATATTAGATGATCGAGATAAAATAATGCCTGGAATTATGTTTAGTGAAATGGATTTAATAGGTATACCTCATCAAATTATAGTAAGTCCACGTCATATTAATGAAAATAAAGTAGAATATCGCGCAAGAAATAATAAAAAAAGCATTATTTTGAACATAAAAGATGTAATATCTTTTTTTAAAGAAAAAAAGAAAATTATTAAAAGTTAA